A window from Lytechinus pictus isolate F3 Inbred chromosome 9, Lp3.0, whole genome shotgun sequence encodes these proteins:
- the LOC129268247 gene encoding tetraspanin-11-like: MKSKEREGSRLSVPGTLPRYQDYVFFLVVIFIIELAAGCVALYFYVKTDVETDLTRTLTNNYGGNSTADDAITNSWDFIQRQFDCCGVKGNASEAVRMYGMSTWYANQTDTTKDIVPLSCCKNEEMADACQHATGSYATYIYDQGCSEGVKGKVAEYGTVLGVIGIIVAVIQLMGMICALCLCKRL; this comes from the exons atgaaaagcaaggaaagggaaggaagCCGTCTCTCGGTACCTGGTACTCTGCCCAGATATCAAGAT TACGTTTTCTTCTTGgttgttattttcatcattgaGCTTGCTGCTGGTTGTGTCGCCCTCTATTTCTACGTAAAG ACTGATGTTGAAACAGACCTGACAAGAACACTGACGAATAACTACGGAGGAAACAGCACTGCAGATGATGCCATTACAAACTCATGGGATTTCATCCAAAGACAG TTTGACTGCTGTGGAGTGAAGGGGAATGCCAGTGAAGCTGTTCGCATGTATGGGATGAGTACATGGTATGCCAATCAGACGGATACAACCAAAGACATTGTTCCTCTGTCTTGCTGTAAAAACGAAGAGATGGCTGATGCTTGCCAACATGCTACCGGCAGCTACGCCACTTACATCTATGACCAG GGCTGTTCTGAGGGTGTAAAGGGCAAGGTTGCTGAATACGGGACCGTTCTTGGAGTTATCGGAATCATCGTCGCCGTCATCCAG